One Thalassotalea atypica DNA window includes the following coding sequences:
- a CDS encoding aldose epimerase family protein: MKLRSFVLCNAAGDEVCISNFGARLLQWHTDVDGIERNIILGYSSLSDYQQDPFYLGAMVGPFANRIGSAEFFIDDQLITLDANEGVNHLHGGRNAISDMFWEVTEQSEQMLVLTCQLDDGFNGYPGPIAFKVVYRLNDDSALIIDIYADSEQPTVIGPTSHPYFNLAGVGNDHQHHILQVFAESYTETCSKGIPTGEIIPVEATSLDFRQPRILSSEASRDNVDHNFTVVGSATEPQAKLISPDKKLQLHVMSDYPGLQVYTGHHLDGKFTSKEGLCLEPQFYPNSPNIDTFPFYLTTPEEPFSAQIKYQLVKPKLNTPPLKADNIEEE; the protein is encoded by the coding sequence ATGAAATTACGCTCCTTTGTACTTTGTAATGCCGCCGGTGACGAAGTTTGTATTTCTAATTTTGGCGCTAGGTTATTGCAATGGCACACCGATGTTGACGGCATAGAAAGAAATATTATTCTTGGCTATTCTAGCTTGAGTGATTATCAACAAGACCCTTTCTATCTTGGCGCTATGGTAGGTCCATTTGCTAACCGAATTGGCAGTGCCGAGTTTTTCATAGATGACCAGTTGATTACATTGGATGCCAATGAAGGGGTTAATCACCTACATGGCGGACGTAATGCCATTAGCGATATGTTTTGGGAAGTGACAGAGCAATCGGAGCAAATGCTGGTCCTCACTTGTCAGTTAGATGATGGTTTTAATGGTTACCCAGGTCCCATTGCTTTCAAAGTGGTTTATCGACTGAATGATGATAGTGCCTTAATCATTGATATCTACGCAGATAGTGAACAACCTACCGTTATCGGCCCAACGAGTCATCCTTATTTTAACTTAGCAGGAGTTGGCAATGATCATCAGCATCATATTTTACAAGTGTTTGCTGAAAGCTATACTGAAACCTGTAGTAAAGGTATTCCCACGGGAGAAATCATTCCGGTTGAAGCGACTTCGCTGGATTTTAGGCAGCCGAGAATACTTAGCAGTGAAGCAAGTAGGGATAATGTCGATCATAACTTTACTGTTGTTGGAAGCGCTACTGAACCCCAAGCGAAATTAATTAGTCCGGATAAAAAGCTGCAGCTGCATGTAATGAGTGATTACCCTGGGCTTCAGGTTTACACAGGGCATCATTTAGATGGCAAGTTTACTTCGAAAGAAGGTCTTTGCCTTGAACCGCAGTTTTATCCGAATAGCCCCAATATCGATACATTTCCTTTTTATTTAACCACGCCAGAAGAGCCTTTTAGTGCGCAGATAAAGTATCAGTTAGTAAAACCAAAACTGAACACGCCCCCCCTTAAGGCAGATAATATCGAAGAGGAATAG
- a CDS encoding tRNA-binding protein has protein sequence MNTITWDDFQQVEMRIGTIVEVNDFPKARKPAYILHVDFGEPLGVKKSSAQITDLYTKEELIGKKVVAVTNFPAKQIGPIMSECLVTGFHREDGAVVLAVPDKEIKNGARLA, from the coding sequence GTGAATACCATTACATGGGATGACTTTCAGCAAGTCGAAATGCGCATTGGGACAATTGTTGAGGTTAATGACTTTCCTAAGGCACGTAAGCCTGCTTACATATTACATGTCGACTTTGGTGAGCCATTAGGGGTTAAAAAATCTAGCGCCCAAATTACCGATTTATACACTAAAGAAGAATTAATTGGTAAAAAAGTAGTGGCTGTAACTAACTTTCCTGCCAAACAAATAGGCCCGATAATGTCTGAGTGCTTAGTCACGGGTTTTCATCGAGAAGACGGGGCCGTTGTACTTGCGGTTCCCGATAAAGAAATCAAGAATGGTGCACGATTAGCGTAG
- a CDS encoding cobaltochelatase subunit CobN — MKILLDMLAKASLVIVIGLCIMTMQMANAQAIGVQSSSSPKVMIMMSNHAAKPKGELLKLLAKDQPFELIKFEATGKSDEEIKSIWASANLIMMDGINPALSKFMFGKYQTYLAEFPTVPVISLGDLENESMNQGLTDEQRNAIGLYYKNAGRINYSNMMDYIASDFLKLSQATVVEPVITPDVGLYHYAYQGQVTSDADQFFNYLNIKENQPVIAIGMHRSVIDYEQQQIVDAMIKGLEAKGAKALGYFYEGNDESLNYTDLLMTSSNENGQTVSKARVDLVINYRSLHYVEKRRGEFEKLGVPVLHALNYTEGTQTDFEQDHAGISPSLTPFFLVMPEDTGSADPTIIAANGDGEKQVIPYQMDAFVDRAYNHANLAHIENSDKKVATFIWNYPPGEKNIGAAFLDVPSSIEQIAIAMKAQGYKVDVKTNEFLIESAGQLLRPYYRGEDAEALIEKDLAEYMPLSTYLAWFNQLPEEVRQPIIEKWGTPEESGMLRTIERSGKTESAFVIPRMNLGNMIVLPQGVRGENAKEHANLYHSTKTAINHGYLAIYLFARETFGANAYIHLGTHGSQEWLTGKERGLSMYDAPNLAIGNLPVFYPYIIDNVGEAMQAKRRGRATMISHLTPGFAKAGLYTEVAELSEKINNYMMLEQGQTKANTQAEITAMAEKLHMLQDLSLEKADLNDNFDEHIAKLQDHLNQLAQMSQPLGVHTFGELPVTPHLYTTMLQMLGDEFTVRAHTYEQAHQMTAPVTEQLDERNVRKLETLEGYQLLNAYMLAKDAGETLTGLSEQLQLDLDLAKNYWDNFQQIAEIKNLLLALNATYIPVSYGGDPIRNPDAAPTGRNLIGFNPAKVPSKEAYDAGVTLMEQTIQDYHNKHGRYPEKLAFSLWSLETMRHQGALEAQILHALGLKPKWNKQGQVTGTEVIPYSELKRPRIDVVVSATGLYRDAFPNVMIWLAKAIDEVAKMKEENNFVYRHANALKQDLLAQGKTEEDADYLSSLRIFSNETGNYGTGLAGSSLASGTWDDDSKLANLYLDRMGYAFGKDEQRWSENVGDAFGDGQGLYDKVLSGTDGVIFSRSTNLYALMTNDDPFQYFGGIGLAVRSLDGKTPEMYVSNLRKKDNIKAQTLDQFVNQEMRSRYFHPRWIKAMQDSGYAGATAILDRMNNMWGWEVMTPEAIRDDQWQEFFEVYVEDKYQMDMREFFEQHNAESLAQIIERMLEAVRKGYWKTDDATIKKMVETYTEIASEFDVATDNEKFNEYMDATAVGFGLTALSQALAEALAQVPPQAAPAQPQMETVSGQKLEEQAKAEPIETDYSALYWLGLLVLLGGLTQWFERKPAHSINKSSEEKVALKQAA; from the coding sequence ATGAAAATTTTATTAGATATGTTAGCCAAAGCTAGCTTAGTTATTGTCATTGGGCTTTGTATCATGACCATGCAAATGGCAAATGCTCAAGCTATTGGTGTGCAATCAAGTTCATCACCTAAAGTGATGATCATGATGTCTAACCACGCAGCTAAACCAAAAGGTGAACTACTTAAACTGTTGGCAAAAGATCAACCGTTTGAACTCATTAAGTTTGAAGCAACAGGGAAGAGCGACGAAGAAATTAAAAGTATTTGGGCGTCTGCAAACTTGATCATGATGGACGGCATAAATCCGGCGCTGTCTAAATTTATGTTTGGCAAGTATCAAACTTATCTTGCTGAATTTCCAACTGTGCCAGTGATTTCTTTAGGTGATCTTGAGAATGAGTCAATGAACCAAGGTCTAACGGATGAACAGCGAAATGCAATAGGTTTGTACTATAAAAATGCGGGGCGCATTAACTACTCAAACATGATGGATTATATTGCCAGCGACTTTTTAAAACTGTCTCAAGCGACGGTAGTTGAACCAGTTATTACACCGGACGTGGGTTTGTACCATTATGCCTATCAAGGGCAAGTCACCAGTGATGCGGATCAGTTTTTTAATTATTTGAACATCAAAGAAAATCAGCCGGTTATTGCTATTGGCATGCACCGCAGCGTGATTGATTATGAACAGCAACAAATTGTTGATGCCATGATTAAAGGCCTAGAAGCAAAAGGTGCAAAAGCACTTGGGTATTTTTACGAAGGGAATGATGAGTCCTTAAATTACACTGATTTATTGATGACTAGCTCTAATGAAAATGGCCAAACGGTCAGTAAAGCTAGAGTCGATTTAGTCATTAATTATCGTTCATTGCACTATGTTGAAAAGCGCCGTGGTGAATTTGAAAAGCTAGGCGTGCCAGTACTCCATGCACTTAATTACACAGAAGGAACGCAAACAGATTTTGAACAAGATCATGCCGGCATATCGCCGTCATTAACGCCTTTTTTCTTGGTAATGCCAGAAGATACCGGAAGCGCCGACCCAACTATTATTGCTGCTAATGGTGACGGTGAAAAACAAGTGATTCCCTATCAAATGGACGCGTTTGTTGATCGTGCCTATAACCACGCTAACTTGGCTCATATTGAAAATAGCGACAAAAAAGTCGCAACCTTTATTTGGAATTATCCTCCGGGTGAAAAAAATATCGGCGCGGCATTCTTAGACGTCCCGTCTTCTATTGAGCAAATCGCGATTGCCATGAAAGCGCAAGGTTATAAGGTAGATGTTAAAACTAATGAATTCTTAATCGAATCAGCAGGGCAGTTGTTGCGTCCTTATTATCGTGGCGAAGACGCTGAAGCCTTGATTGAAAAAGACTTAGCGGAATACATGCCGTTATCTACTTATCTTGCTTGGTTTAATCAGTTACCGGAAGAGGTGAGACAGCCGATCATTGAGAAGTGGGGTACGCCAGAAGAAAGCGGCATGCTGCGCACAATTGAACGAAGCGGAAAAACCGAATCAGCGTTTGTTATCCCGAGAATGAACCTAGGCAATATGATTGTCTTGCCACAAGGTGTACGAGGTGAAAATGCCAAAGAACACGCTAACTTGTACCACAGTACAAAAACAGCGATTAATCACGGTTATCTCGCGATTTATCTTTTTGCGAGAGAAACCTTTGGTGCCAATGCCTACATTCATTTAGGCACGCACGGTTCTCAAGAGTGGCTAACCGGTAAAGAGCGTGGCCTTTCTATGTATGATGCGCCAAACCTAGCGATTGGCAACTTGCCGGTATTTTATCCTTATATTATCGACAATGTGGGTGAAGCGATGCAGGCAAAACGTCGCGGGCGCGCCACTATGATCAGCCATTTAACCCCTGGTTTTGCAAAAGCCGGTTTATACACCGAGGTTGCTGAACTGAGTGAAAAAATTAACAACTACATGATGCTAGAGCAGGGGCAAACCAAAGCCAATACCCAAGCTGAAATTACCGCTATGGCAGAAAAGCTCCACATGCTACAAGATTTGTCGCTGGAAAAAGCTGACTTGAATGATAACTTTGATGAGCACATCGCCAAGCTTCAAGACCACTTAAATCAGCTGGCGCAAATGAGTCAGCCACTCGGTGTTCATACGTTTGGTGAACTGCCAGTGACGCCACATCTGTATACGACGATGCTGCAAATGTTAGGTGATGAATTCACCGTTCGAGCGCATACATATGAACAAGCTCATCAGATGACAGCGCCTGTAACTGAGCAATTAGATGAGCGTAATGTCCGCAAGTTAGAAACCTTAGAAGGTTATCAATTACTCAATGCCTATATGTTGGCAAAAGATGCAGGTGAAACACTAACTGGCCTGAGTGAGCAACTTCAACTTGATTTGGATCTAGCGAAAAACTACTGGGATAACTTTCAACAAATTGCTGAAATTAAAAACTTATTGCTAGCATTAAACGCAACCTATATTCCAGTGAGCTACGGTGGCGATCCTATTCGTAACCCCGATGCCGCGCCAACAGGCAGAAACCTGATTGGTTTTAACCCCGCCAAAGTGCCATCGAAAGAGGCTTACGACGCTGGCGTGACTTTAATGGAGCAAACAATTCAAGATTATCATAATAAACATGGGCGTTATCCTGAGAAGCTTGCGTTTTCGCTTTGGTCACTAGAAACCATGCGACACCAAGGTGCGTTAGAAGCACAGATCCTTCATGCCTTAGGACTCAAGCCCAAATGGAACAAGCAAGGGCAGGTCACAGGTACTGAAGTGATCCCTTATAGTGAACTGAAACGCCCTCGTATTGATGTAGTGGTTTCAGCCACAGGTCTTTATCGGGATGCATTTCCAAATGTTATGATTTGGCTAGCAAAAGCGATTGATGAAGTGGCGAAAATGAAAGAAGAAAATAACTTCGTTTATCGTCATGCCAACGCATTGAAACAAGATTTATTGGCGCAAGGTAAAACAGAAGAAGATGCGGACTATTTATCCTCTCTGCGCATATTTTCAAATGAAACAGGTAATTACGGCACTGGTTTAGCAGGCAGCAGCTTAGCATCTGGTACGTGGGATGATGACAGTAAATTAGCCAACTTATACCTTGATCGAATGGGCTACGCCTTTGGTAAAGATGAACAGCGTTGGAGTGAAAACGTTGGCGATGCTTTTGGTGATGGGCAAGGGCTTTATGACAAAGTACTTTCGGGTACTGATGGTGTTATATTTTCGCGCTCAACTAACCTTTATGCCCTGATGACCAATGATGACCCATTCCAATACTTTGGTGGTATTGGGCTAGCGGTGCGCAGCCTAGACGGAAAAACGCCGGAAATGTATGTCTCTAACTTGCGTAAAAAAGACAACATTAAAGCGCAAACTTTAGATCAGTTTGTTAACCAAGAAATGCGCAGTCGCTATTTCCATCCGCGTTGGATTAAAGCCATGCAAGACTCTGGTTATGCGGGCGCAACCGCTATTTTAGATCGTATGAATAACATGTGGGGTTGGGAAGTAATGACCCCAGAAGCGATACGTGACGACCAATGGCAAGAGTTTTTTGAAGTCTACGTGGAAGATAAATACCAAATGGACATGCGTGAATTTTTTGAGCAGCACAACGCCGAAAGCTTAGCACAAATTATTGAACGCATGCTAGAAGCCGTGCGCAAAGGATATTGGAAAACCGATGACGCAACAATAAAGAAAATGGTTGAAACTTACACCGAAATCGCCAGCGAATTTGACGTTGCTACCGACAATGAAAAGTTCAATGAATACATGGATGCAACAGCAGTTGGTTTTGGCTTAACAGCTTTATCACAAGCATTGGCAGAGGCTTTAGCACAAGTGCCGCCGCAAGCCGCACCAGCTCAACCGCAAATGGAAACCGTAAGTGGTCAAAAGCTTGAGGAACAAGCGAAAGCAGAGCCTATTGAAACCGACTACTCGGCGCTTTATTGGTTAGGATTGTTAGTACTGTTAGGCGGCTTAACTCAGTGGTTTGAGCGTAAGCCAGCTCATAGCATTAATAAAAGTAGCGAAGAAAAGGTCGCGTTAAAACAAGCGGCTTAA
- a CDS encoding MotA/TolQ/ExbB proton channel family protein, producing the protein MNIQIIESMMAQVSTLLMTPVILTIVALLIYALFALGRFISQWLVRRKNLMSYVKQVNNKEAQWLNGYPIHNYFVQNPNASEDELEVFALKKLETLRVVTRVAPMLGLIATMIPMGPALQALADGNIQGISENLIIAFAAVIWGLVISSITFWPASVRKRWCANELINIRKFKGDS; encoded by the coding sequence GTGAATATTCAAATAATCGAATCAATGATGGCACAAGTATCAACATTGTTGATGACACCCGTAATTTTAACCATTGTCGCGTTACTTATTTATGCTTTGTTTGCATTAGGGCGTTTTATTTCTCAATGGCTAGTTAGACGCAAAAACTTGATGAGTTATGTAAAGCAAGTGAACAACAAAGAGGCACAATGGTTAAATGGTTACCCCATTCATAACTATTTTGTGCAAAATCCCAACGCCAGTGAAGATGAGTTAGAAGTGTTTGCATTGAAAAAGCTGGAAACATTGCGCGTAGTTACCCGAGTTGCACCGATGCTTGGACTGATTGCCACCATGATCCCAATGGGGCCCGCATTACAAGCACTAGCTGATGGCAATATTCAAGGCATCAGCGAAAACTTAATCATTGCTTTTGCTGCCGTGATTTGGGGCTTAGTTATTTCTTCAATTACCTTTTGGCCCGCGTCAGTGCGCAAGCGCTGGTGTGCCAATGAATTAATCAATATTCGTAAATTTAAGGGCGACTCATAA
- a CDS encoding transporter substrate-binding domain-containing diguanylate cyclase → MIKRLFWLPLLLIFCKAVQADNNFTYCVDPSWAPYESIESGQHVGISSHYLALISQYSGLNFTLFPTKSWQESMTAFKQGQCKVIPMLNQSEQREKTMAFSQEYFNASNVLYTNTATNKLLLAGFSSLTNDRVAVVQGYRLHDFLESQYPNLTIIPVLNEEMGLKQLSEHNVEFFVGSFYSSNRLIQKLTLTNIKIAGISELQDRLKIGVSHDIKHILPQINSAIAQLSARDHRHVFNQIQRTEVVARTDYTLVWKVTGVALLILLIIIIKHYESLKQRKILSVKNSALERLRAALEHKNEQLAELTIKDHLTDLYNRLHLNEHIEANMRLKERYNSPCCLILIDIDDFKKFNDEHGHKVGDDILKQVAQVLKEVSRNTDICARWGGEEFAILCPETELEAALALASRFQDKLATLRSPNHKQVTCSIGISEIASGENESKWFTNTDEALYQAKAKGKNCIHINT, encoded by the coding sequence ATGATAAAGCGACTTTTCTGGCTGCCTTTGTTGTTAATTTTTTGTAAGGCGGTACAGGCCGATAATAACTTCACTTATTGTGTTGATCCTTCTTGGGCGCCTTATGAGTCAATAGAAAGTGGACAACATGTCGGTATTTCATCCCACTATTTAGCCTTAATTAGTCAATACAGCGGCCTAAACTTCACCCTGTTTCCCACCAAGTCATGGCAAGAGTCCATGACTGCATTTAAGCAAGGGCAATGTAAGGTCATTCCCATGCTTAATCAGTCGGAGCAACGAGAGAAAACAATGGCTTTTAGCCAAGAATACTTCAACGCTTCCAATGTGCTATACACCAACACCGCCACCAACAAATTATTGTTGGCTGGTTTTAGCAGTTTGACCAATGATAGAGTGGCGGTAGTTCAAGGGTATCGACTACATGATTTTTTAGAGAGTCAATACCCAAACCTGACCATCATCCCTGTGCTCAATGAAGAAATGGGACTAAAACAACTTTCTGAACATAATGTAGAATTCTTTGTCGGCTCCTTCTATTCATCAAACAGATTGATCCAAAAACTCACCTTAACCAACATAAAAATCGCCGGTATTTCTGAGTTACAAGACAGACTCAAAATTGGTGTTAGCCACGACATAAAGCATATTCTACCTCAAATTAATTCGGCCATTGCTCAACTAAGTGCACGGGATCATCGGCATGTCTTTAACCAAATACAAAGAACAGAGGTGGTTGCTAGAACCGATTATACCTTGGTCTGGAAAGTCACTGGAGTTGCACTATTAATTTTGCTAATCATAATAATCAAGCATTATGAGTCGCTAAAACAACGTAAAATTTTGTCAGTCAAGAACTCAGCACTTGAACGATTACGAGCAGCACTTGAACATAAAAATGAACAACTGGCAGAATTAACGATTAAAGATCATCTCACTGACCTCTACAACCGCCTGCATCTAAACGAACACATAGAAGCCAACATGCGACTTAAAGAACGTTATAATTCACCCTGTTGTTTGATTCTAATTGATATCGATGACTTTAAAAAATTCAATGATGAACATGGCCATAAAGTAGGTGATGATATTTTAAAGCAAGTAGCTCAAGTACTAAAAGAAGTGAGTCGCAATACCGATATTTGTGCTCGTTGGGGCGGAGAAGAGTTTGCTATTTTATGTCCAGAAACAGAGCTTGAAGCCGCACTTGCTTTAGCTAGTCGTTTTCAAGATAAATTAGCAACGTTGCGATCCCCTAATCATAAACAAGTCACCTGTAGCATTGGCATATCGGAGATCGCTTCAGGTGAAAATGAATCAAAGTGGTTTACCAATACAGACGAAGCGTTATATCAGGCCAAAGCCAAAGGAAAGAACTGTATTCATATCAATACTTGA
- a CDS encoding RluA family pseudouridine synthase has product MSALSTLKDQCFTPFKSDIGDIELPAKFTYPFCYQPHELSQLAAKELQEHLLTQTFWQHDFSFGEPSKEGNGKMFGVLVVINQSNELGYLSAFSGKISDRNLLPHFVPPVFDMLTKDSFFLTEQALINQINDQVDALESNPKIAEYAAKLADIENSTEQLIELQRAKIIVGRKSRKSRRQEASQAVKDKQLSEQAFEGLLAELGKESVFEKNELKALKQHCDEQISAAKYKLMNLTDEIAELKNTRRQHSNDLQQRLFEQYRFLNAKGEYKNLQQLFKDMPHPPPAGAGDCAAPKLLHFAFEQGLTPIAMAEFWWGAAPKSEIRQHQNYYPACLGKCQPILSHMLLGLSVEENPLLNNPALNKTLEIVYQDDDIVVVNKPAEFLSVPGKNIKDSVYHRIKAQFPDATGNYIIHRLDMSTSGLMVLSLTKRAQKSLQQQFITRAVKKRYVALIDGLLAEDQGEINLPLIGDYYDRPRQMVCFDEGKPAKTQWQVVERTTHQTKVFLHPTTGRTHQLRVHCAHQLGLNMPIIGDDLYGVKGERLHLHAQRLELNHPITKQLLVFEVDADF; this is encoded by the coding sequence ATGTCTGCACTTAGTACTCTTAAAGATCAATGTTTTACACCGTTTAAATCGGATATCGGTGACATTGAGTTACCAGCCAAGTTCACTTATCCGTTTTGTTATCAGCCACATGAGTTGAGCCAGCTTGCTGCAAAAGAGTTGCAAGAACACTTGTTAACCCAAACCTTTTGGCAGCATGATTTTAGTTTCGGCGAGCCATCTAAAGAGGGCAACGGTAAGATGTTTGGTGTTTTGGTGGTAATAAACCAAAGCAATGAGCTAGGCTATCTATCAGCATTTTCAGGTAAAATTTCAGATAGAAACCTACTGCCGCATTTTGTCCCCCCTGTTTTTGATATGCTCACAAAAGACAGCTTTTTTCTCACCGAACAAGCACTGATCAATCAAATCAATGATCAAGTAGATGCCCTTGAAAGCAACCCTAAAATCGCTGAATATGCCGCTAAATTAGCAGATATAGAAAATAGCACTGAGCAGTTAATTGAACTCCAACGAGCCAAAATAATTGTGGGCAGAAAATCGAGAAAATCTCGTCGTCAAGAGGCATCACAGGCTGTCAAAGACAAACAACTTAGCGAACAAGCTTTTGAAGGATTGCTTGCTGAGCTTGGCAAAGAAAGTGTTTTTGAAAAAAATGAACTCAAAGCGCTCAAACAACATTGTGACGAACAAATAAGCGCCGCTAAATATAAGCTCATGAATTTAACCGATGAAATTGCTGAGCTGAAAAATACCCGAAGGCAGCACTCTAACGACTTGCAACAGCGGCTCTTCGAACAATACCGTTTTTTGAATGCGAAAGGTGAGTATAAAAACTTACAACAACTTTTTAAGGACATGCCGCACCCACCGCCAGCAGGCGCAGGTGACTGTGCAGCCCCCAAATTACTCCACTTTGCATTTGAACAAGGCCTTACACCGATTGCGATGGCTGAATTTTGGTGGGGCGCAGCGCCTAAATCAGAAATCAGACAGCACCAAAATTATTACCCCGCATGTCTGGGTAAATGCCAGCCAATATTGTCCCATATGCTGCTTGGTTTATCGGTGGAAGAAAACCCGTTACTGAATAATCCCGCTTTAAACAAAACACTTGAAATTGTGTATCAAGACGACGACATCGTCGTCGTAAATAAGCCTGCAGAATTTTTGTCTGTGCCCGGTAAGAATATCAAAGATTCGGTCTATCACCGTATTAAAGCGCAGTTTCCAGACGCCACAGGAAATTACATTATTCATCGCCTTGATATGTCAACCTCAGGACTTATGGTACTGAGCTTAACGAAACGTGCACAAAAATCATTACAACAACAGTTCATCACACGAGCAGTGAAAAAGCGTTATGTCGCATTAATTGACGGGTTATTGGCCGAAGATCAAGGTGAAATCAATCTTCCACTAATAGGTGATTATTACGACAGACCGCGGCAAATGGTGTGTTTTGATGAAGGAAAACCAGCAAAAACTCAGTGGCAGGTGGTTGAACGAACCACGCATCAAACAAAAGTATTCTTACATCCAACGACTGGTCGCACTCATCAATTGCGAGTCCATTGTGCACATCAGTTGGGGCTTAATATGCCGATTATTGGTGACGATTTGTATGGTGTTAAAGGAGAGCGATTGCATCTCCATGCACAGCGACTAGAGCTCAACCACCCTATCACTAAACAATTATTAGTTTTTGAGGTTGATGCCGATTTCTAG
- a CDS encoding class I SAM-dependent methyltransferase produces the protein MLKKLTLIGLMIGSVSNAAFAYRSLELAELKQLLSHSHRPTADASRDAARKPADILHFSNIAKGDHVLDLFAGSGWYTELFSLATSDNGKVYAQNDSVIWRFAEKGITERTKNNRLSNVERLDKVEIIDMDMKDKSIDLVFTALNYHDLFFTHSVRDGKVTKVREQAIDHKKALANIKRVMKDDGQFVIIDHVGLAGSGFNAPNDTHRIDPDIVKYQMEEAGFTLVEEAFYLRNSADNLSTNVFAPGTRGKTDRFVYKFKKTKL, from the coding sequence GTGCTAAAAAAATTAACCCTTATAGGACTTATGATTGGCTCGGTTTCTAACGCTGCATTTGCATATAGGAGCCTTGAACTGGCAGAGCTAAAACAACTACTAAGTCACTCCCACAGACCAACAGCGGATGCCTCAAGAGATGCCGCGAGAAAGCCTGCTGACATTTTGCATTTTTCCAATATTGCCAAAGGCGACCATGTACTTGATTTGTTTGCTGGCAGTGGTTGGTATACCGAGCTGTTTTCTCTTGCCACAAGCGATAACGGTAAAGTTTATGCACAAAACGACAGTGTCATTTGGCGCTTTGCAGAAAAAGGGATCACCGAGCGCACCAAAAACAATCGCTTATCAAATGTTGAACGCTTAGATAAAGTTGAAATTATCGACATGGACATGAAAGATAAGTCGATAGATCTTGTCTTTACCGCCCTTAACTACCATGATTTATTTTTTACCCATAGCGTACGTGACGGCAAAGTCACCAAAGTACGCGAACAAGCCATAGATCACAAAAAGGCACTGGCTAACATCAAACGCGTGATGAAAGATGACGGCCAGTTTGTCATTATCGACCATGTTGGCTTAGCCGGCTCTGGTTTTAACGCGCCAAACGACACCCATCGTATTGACCCTGATATAGTTAAATATCAAATGGAAGAAGCCGGATTTACCTTAGTTGAAGAAGCCTTCTATTTGAGAAATTCAGCAGACAATTTAAGCACCAATGTGTTCGCACCGGGCACACGAGGCAAAACCGATCGCTTTGTTTATAAATTTAAGAAGACAAAACTTTAG
- a CDS encoding DUF2149 domain-containing protein gives MRFLDEDEELNPIVSAVNLVDVFLVIIAALLIALAQNPLNVFNDDDVTVVKNAGKPNMEVIVKKGKEIKQYKSTGDIGSGEGMRAGVAYKMADGSFVYVPENDDAKDTDTSAISAVAGN, from the coding sequence ATGCGTTTTTTAGATGAAGATGAAGAGCTAAACCCCATTGTCAGTGCTGTGAATTTAGTCGATGTGTTCTTAGTGATTATCGCAGCGCTATTAATTGCTCTTGCGCAAAACCCGCTAAACGTATTTAACGATGACGATGTCACTGTCGTTAAAAATGCCGGTAAACCGAACATGGAAGTCATTGTGAAAAAAGGCAAAGAAATTAAACAGTATAAGTCAACCGGTGATATTGGCTCTGGCGAGGGGATGCGCGCAGGTGTTGCTTACAAAATGGCAGACGGTAGCTTTGTCTATGTGCCTGAAAATGATGATGCGAAAGATACTGACACAAGTGCAATTAGCGCGGTAGCAGGAAACTAG